A region of Labeo rohita strain BAU-BD-2019 chromosome 2, IGBB_LRoh.1.0, whole genome shotgun sequence DNA encodes the following proteins:
- the ivns1abpb gene encoding influenza virus NS1A-binding protein homolog B, whose translation MTPNGYLIFEDESFLDSTVAKMNALRKSGQFCDVRLLVCGHELMAHKAVLACCSPYLFEIFNADSEPQGGVSLVKFDDLNPDAMEILLNYAYTAQLKADKDLVREVYSAAKKLKLERVKQICGDYLLSKIDSQSAISYRNFASRMADGRLLGKIDAYIQDHLQEISEQDDFLKLPRLKLEVMLEDNLNLPGNGKLYSKVISWVQRSLWKNGEPLEKLMEEVQTLYYSADHKLHDGSLLEGQAEVCSSEDDHIQFVQKKPPRERDEMSTGASGSLSPSNSQFNKHEWKYIASEKTTNNAYLCLAVLRGVLCVISLHGRTSPHTSPSVTPCALKSPSFEAQPEELQEKLLKPMHYDRSGLGTAELDGKLIAAGGYNREECLRTVECYDPKKDCWTFIAPMRTPRARFQMAVLMGELYVMGGSNGHSDELSCGEMYNPKADEWIQVPELRTNRCNAGVCSLQNKLFVVGGSDPCGQKGLKNCDSFDPVAKVWTSCAPLNIRRHQAAVCELNGFVYVIGGAESWNCLNSVERYNPANNTWTLVAPMNVARRGAGVAVCEGKLFVVGGFDGSHALRCVEVYDPAKNEWRMLGSMTSARSNAGLAMLNGVLCAVGGFDGNEFLNTMEVYDPENNEWSPFIEALTKN comes from the exons ATGACTCCAAAcggatatttaatatttgaagaTGAGAGCTTCCTTGATTCTACTGTGGCCAAGATGAATGCTTTGCGCAAAAGCGGCCAGTTTTGTGACGTCAGACTGCTG GTCTGTGGACATGAGTTGATGGCCCATAAGGCTGTGCTGGCCTGTTGCAGTCCTTATCTATTTGAGATTTTCAATGCTGACTCTGAGCCACAGGGTGGGGTTTCACTAGTAAAATTCGATGACCTCAACCCTGATGCTATGGAGATCTTGCTCAACTATGCCTACACAGCCCA ACTGAAGGCTGATAAAGACCTGGTTAGAGAGGTGTATTCTGCAGCAAAGAAGCTAAAATTGGAGAGGGTCAAACAG ATCTGTGGAGACTACTTGCTATCAAAAATAGACTCCCAAAGTGCCATATCATACCGTAACTTTGCCAGTAGAATGGCTGATGGGCGGCTTCTGGGCAAGATTGATGCATATATACAGGACCATCTTCAAGAGATCTCAGAACAGGATGACTTCCTTAAACTTCCTCGActaaaa tTGGAGGTTATGCTAGAAGACAACCTTAACTTGCCAGGTAATGGCAAACTGTACTCAAAAGTGATAAGCTGGGTGCAGCGCAGCTTGTGGAAGAATGGAGAGCCCCTGGAGAAACTGATGGAAGAG GTGCAAACGCTGTACTACTCAGCAGATCACAAATTGCATGATGGGAGCCTGCTTGAGGGGCAGGCCGAGGTCTGCAGCTCTGAGGATGACCACATCCAGTTTGTGCAG AAGAAGCCTCCTCGAGAGAGAGACGAGATGAGCACAGGTGCCTCTGGCAGCCTCTCTCCCTCCAACAGCCAGTTCAACAAGCACGAATGGAAGTATATTGCCTCAGAGAAGACCACAA ACAATGCATACCTGTGTCTGGCTGTTTTAAGAGGTGTGCTGTGTGTGATCTCTCTGCACGGCCGCACCAGTCCTCATACATCCCCATCTGTTACGCCATGTGCACTGAAGAGCCCGAGCTTTGAGGCTCAACCAGAGGAACTACAGGAGAAGCTGTTGAAGCCCATGCATTATGACCGCTCAGGCCTGGGAACCGCTGAACTGGACGGCAAGCTCATTGCTGCAG GTGGCTATAACAGAGAAGAGTGCTTGAGGACTGTGGAGTGTTATGACCCAAAGAAGGACTGCTGGACTTTCATTGCTCCCATGCGCACTCCACGAGCTCGCTTCCAGATGGCTGTGTTAATG gGTGAGCTGTATGTGATGGGTGGCTCCAATGGTCACTCAGATGAGCTGAGCTGTGGAGAAATGTATAACCCCAAGGCTGACGAGTGGATTCAGGTCCCTGAGCTCCGCACCAACCGTTGCAATGCAGGCGTGTGCTCTTTGCAGAACAAGCTTTTTGTGGTGGGTGGGTCTGATCCTTGTGGCCAAAAGGGCTTGAAGAATTGTGACTCTTTTGACCCAGTGGCAAAAGTGTGGACCAGCTGTGCACCCCTCAACATCA ggaGGCACCAGGCGGCAGTGTGCGAGCTAAATGGATTTGTGTATGTGATAGGTGGCGCTGAGTCCTGGAACTGCTTAAACTCAGTAGAGCGCTACAACCCAGCAAACAACACATGGACCCTGGTGGCTCCCATGAATGTGGCCCGTCGTGGAGCTGGTGTGGCTGTGTGTGAAG GGAAGCTGTTTGTGGTTGGAGGATTCGACGGCTCTCACGCTCTGCGCTGTGTTGAGGTTTACGACCCAGCCAAGAACGAGTGGAGGATGTTGGGAAGCATGACATCAGCACGCAGCAACGCAGGCCTGGCTATGCTAAACGGTGTGCTCTGTGCAGTCGGGGGCTTTGATGGCAATGAGTTTCTCAACACCATGGAGGTGTATGACCCGGAGAACAATGAGTGGAGTCCATTTATAGAGGCATTAACTAAGAACTGA
- the rnf2 gene encoding E3 ubiquitin-protein ligase RING2 isoform X2, whose translation MTQTVQTNGVQPLSKTWELSLYELQRTPQEAITDGLEIAVSPRSLHSELMCPICLDMLKNTMTTKECLHRFCADCIITALRSGNKECPTCRKKLVSKRSLRPDPNFDALISKIYPSRDEYEAHQERVLARISKHNNQQALSHSIEEGLKIQAMNRLQRGKKHQIENGSGAEDNGDSSHCSNASVHSNQEAGPSIKRTKTSDDSGLDMDNATENGGGDMALDGASEIELVFRPHPTLMEKEDAAQTRYIKTSGNATVDHLSKYLAVRLALEEMRKNGEASPINVEAASEKQYTIYIPTANNQFTVLNGSFSLELVSEKYWKVNKPMELYFAPTKEHK comes from the exons atgacacaaacgGTCCAGACAAATGGGGTTCAACCCCTCAGTAAGACTTGGGAGCTCAGTCTCTATGAATTACAGAGAACTCCACAG GAGGCCATCACGGATGGTCTGGAGATCGCCGTGTCCCCGCGCAGCTTGCACAGTGAGCTCATGTGTCCCATCTGCCTGGACATGCTGAAGAACACCATGACCACCAAGGAGTGCCTGCACCGTTTCTGTGCCGACTGCATCATCACTGCGCTCAGATCGGG GAATAAGGAGTGTCCAACATGCAGGAAGAAGCTGGTGTCTAAGCGCTCCCTCCGTCCAGACCCCAACTTCGACGCCCTGATCAGTAAGATCTACCCCAGCAGAGACGAGTATGAAGCCCACCAGGAGAGAGTGTTGGCCCGCATCAGCAAGCACAACAACCAGCAGGCACTCAGTCACAGTATTGAGGAGGGCCTAAAAATCCAGGCTATGAACAG ACTCCAGCGGGGGAAGAAGCACCAGATTGAAAATGGTAGCGGGGCAGAGGACAATGGAGACAGTTCACACTGCAGCAATGCGTCAGTCCACAGTAACCAAGAGGCCGGACCTAGCATCAAACGAACCAAAACTTCAGACGATTCAGGACTGGACATGGACAATGCCACAGAGAACGGAGGAGGAGACATGGCACTGGACGGGGCCAGTGAGATTGAGCTGGTGTTTCGCCCTCATCCGACACTGATGGAAAAAGAAGACGCAGCGCAGACAAG GTACATTAAGACTTCGGGAAACGCCACAGTGGACCACCTCTCCAAATACTTGGCCGTCAGATTGGCTTTGGAGGAAATGCGCAAGAACGGAGAGGCAAGCCCCATCAACGTAGAGGCAGCCAGCGAAAAACAGTACACCATCTATATCCCTACAGCAAACAACCAGTTCACA GTCCTGAACGGCTCTTTTTCTCTGGAGCTGGTGAGCGAGAAGTACTGGAAAGTCAACAAGCCCATGGAGTTGTACTTTGCCCCAACGAAGGAGCACAAATAA
- the rnf2 gene encoding E3 ubiquitin-protein ligase RING2 isoform X1 — MTQTVQTNGVQPLSKTWELSLYELQRTPQEAITDGLEIAVSPRSLHSELMCPICLDMLKNTMTTKECLHRFCADCIITALRSGNKECPTCRKKLVSKRSLRPDPNFDALISKIYPSRDEYEAHQERVLARISKHNNQQALSHSIEEGLKIQAMNRSRAVIPTILQRGKKHQIENGSGAEDNGDSSHCSNASVHSNQEAGPSIKRTKTSDDSGLDMDNATENGGGDMALDGASEIELVFRPHPTLMEKEDAAQTRYIKTSGNATVDHLSKYLAVRLALEEMRKNGEASPINVEAASEKQYTIYIPTANNQFTVLNGSFSLELVSEKYWKVNKPMELYFAPTKEHK, encoded by the exons atgacacaaacgGTCCAGACAAATGGGGTTCAACCCCTCAGTAAGACTTGGGAGCTCAGTCTCTATGAATTACAGAGAACTCCACAG GAGGCCATCACGGATGGTCTGGAGATCGCCGTGTCCCCGCGCAGCTTGCACAGTGAGCTCATGTGTCCCATCTGCCTGGACATGCTGAAGAACACCATGACCACCAAGGAGTGCCTGCACCGTTTCTGTGCCGACTGCATCATCACTGCGCTCAGATCGGG GAATAAGGAGTGTCCAACATGCAGGAAGAAGCTGGTGTCTAAGCGCTCCCTCCGTCCAGACCCCAACTTCGACGCCCTGATCAGTAAGATCTACCCCAGCAGAGACGAGTATGAAGCCCACCAGGAGAGAGTGTTGGCCCGCATCAGCAAGCACAACAACCAGCAGGCACTCAGTCACAGTATTGAGGAGGGCCTAAAAATCCAGGCTATGAACAG gtcgagagctgtaATTCCAACCAT ACTCCAGCGGGGGAAGAAGCACCAGATTGAAAATGGTAGCGGGGCAGAGGACAATGGAGACAGTTCACACTGCAGCAATGCGTCAGTCCACAGTAACCAAGAGGCCGGACCTAGCATCAAACGAACCAAAACTTCAGACGATTCAGGACTGGACATGGACAATGCCACAGAGAACGGAGGAGGAGACATGGCACTGGACGGGGCCAGTGAGATTGAGCTGGTGTTTCGCCCTCATCCGACACTGATGGAAAAAGAAGACGCAGCGCAGACAAG GTACATTAAGACTTCGGGAAACGCCACAGTGGACCACCTCTCCAAATACTTGGCCGTCAGATTGGCTTTGGAGGAAATGCGCAAGAACGGAGAGGCAAGCCCCATCAACGTAGAGGCAGCCAGCGAAAAACAGTACACCATCTATATCCCTACAGCAAACAACCAGTTCACA GTCCTGAACGGCTCTTTTTCTCTGGAGCTGGTGAGCGAGAAGTACTGGAAAGTCAACAAGCCCATGGAGTTGTACTTTGCCCCAACGAAGGAGCACAAATAA